Proteins encoded by one window of Anticarsia gemmatalis isolate Benzon Research Colony breed Stoneville strain chromosome 15, ilAntGemm2 primary, whole genome shotgun sequence:
- the LOC142978718 gene encoding odorant receptor 4-like — translation MSLCAQSVAAPLRVLRLVGFCRLQAPAPRSLVGALHRVYHVFALLATSTYVLLQFIYAYQQRGDMDKLSRVMFVLLCHVTCVSKQIAFHLRADRIDKLIARLDEPLMNQAAGAALLRERARAAARLLRVYAGCAVATCVLWTAFPVLDRIQGRRFEFAFWIGLNYDYILVFIAVLVYSFYSTNLVAVGHTSMDTFMAVILDQCKTQLHILRMNFETLPERARAAAALSHAPAHAALHSLLIECLLHYQKIIELCTELHEIFCVPLLVNFGVGGWILCMAAYKIVSLNVLSIEFASTTLFIICILMELFLFCYFGNEVTVESDRVGESIYSMEWRRAPLRFQRALLVVTERAKRPLRPTAGLIIPLTLDTFVTVSRHHTTPHSTTLQHTPPHSNVIYLFTDFKVVLQFLRSSATNQGGERFDLNFVL, via the exons AT GTCTCTGTGCGCGCAGAGCGTGGCGGCGCCGCTGCGCGTGCTGCGGCTGGTGGGCTTCTGCCGGCTGcaggcgcccgcgccgcgctccCTCGTCGGCGCCTTGCACCGCGTCTACCACGTGTTCGCGCTACTCGCTACCTCCACCTACGTGCTGCTGCAGTTTATCTACGCATATCAG CAAAGAGGCGACATGGACAAGTTGTCGCGGGTGATGTTCGTCCTGCTGTGTCACGTCACATGCGTGTCTAAACAGATCGCATTCCACTTGCGCGCTGATAGAATCGACAAGCTGATTGCGAGGCTCGACG AGCCGCTGATGAAccaggcggcgggcgcggcgctgcTGCGGGAGCGCGCGCGCGCCGCGGCGCGGCTGCTGCGCGTGTACGCGGGCTGCGCCGTGGCCACGTGTGTGCTGTGGACCGCCTTCCCGGTGCTCGACAGGATTCAGGGACGACGCTTCGAGTTTGCGTTTTGGATCGGCCTCAACTACGATTATATCCTGGT gTTTATTGCAGTATTGGTGTACTCGTTTTACTCTACCAATCTCGTCGCCGTCGGTCACACGTCGATGGATACGTTCATGGCTGTCATCCTGGATCAATGCAAAACGCAACTGCACATCTTACG GATGAACTTCGAGACGCTGCCGGAGCGAGCGCGCGCGGCCGCGGCGCTCTCGCACGCGCCCGCACACGCCGCCCTGCACTCGCTACTCATCGAGTGCTTGCTGCACTACCAGAAGATCATCGA GTTGTGCACGGAGCTGCACGAGATCTTCTGCGTGCCGCTGCTGGTGAACTTCGGCGTGGGCGGCTGGATCCTGTGCATGGCGGCCTACAAGATAGTCAGC CTGAACGTGCTAAGCATCGAGTTCGCGTCGACCACGCTGTTTATCATCTGCATCCTCATGGAATTATTCTTGTTCTGTTATTTTGGCAACGAAGTCACCGTGGAG AGCGATCGCGTCGGGGAGTCGATCTACAGCATGGAGTGGAGGCGCGCGCCGCTGCGCTTCCAGCGCGCGCTGCTGGTGGTGACGGAGAGAGCCAAGCGGCCGCTGCGACCCACCGCCGGCCTCATCATTCCGCTCACGCTCGACACCTTCGTCACGGTGAGCCGCCACCACACTACACCACACTCCACCACACTCCAACACACTCCACCACACTCCAATGTTATCTATCTATTTACAGATTTTAAAGTCGTCCTACAGTTTCTACGCAGTTCTGCGACAAACCAAGGAGGCGAGCGCTTCgacttaaattttgttttgtaa
- the LOC142978717 gene encoding uncharacterized protein LOC142978717 gives MRATRSRAALALATAACALALGCAATTSLQDVLRSGASHAGPVSQAPRRTRSADQALPLSSERARADVPTELAHPFSTYWLPPKKYTDENGASVHLVFLPTSCPKCPDSCVPPSVPARGPSPKLLTPPTPPPPPTPPTTPTPPTTPTPPTPPAPPSTPTTSAPPVPTVFTTSPTTRQEEDVTPAPPSSISIHFPPAENTQELIAQFKAHLGLNFGNLAGTQKGCSESCRPPDHPPAVAAGGPSKPPVFDRSMMLQATLSVPRAGFAENYTVWWDSVTGASRYDYHNGDTSTYRMVLPDRRVRMVRASWDRTGERDKRVCTVMAPRDVNSKKRILPVLPDFSGFTFDGYIRVPARMGSVSALVERWRHQDTMQGFRDERLTYRHELLLARAADNHTLTPLRYAVAVDSSLLGNNSDYYVHRFTTVRTYKPKADVLRLNIMEVCDVVHKTEDEDHVHPLRQFKLFHPDPKHDVLHQWFKQRYRRRYKDNVEEVIRKNILMQTSRFISSTNRKGNHYVLKINFLADRLKSEREILYGASENGTSSGGKQFPFPYDEEYLRASKGQFVSDFDWRPRGAVTPVRNQMLCMSCWAFAVVGAVEGALFLKTNHLVPLSEQSLVDCGHLTKANGCKPTWPVHAYNYIQQKGLPAQDEYPHSYTGKVLQCNADQVPTVTRISGHVNVTGSARVVALKVAIRNHGPTVVLVDGTPASFASYASGFYSDPECRRDKSTHAMLAVGWRTFRGHTYFTLKNSWTTGWGEQGYIHVRADTNTCGVLRLPSYPVLEREPNVDYIPHSARMGAPTAVPPCKTC, from the exons ATGCGCGCCACACGGAGCCGCGCCGCGCTCGCGCTCGCCACCGCCGCGTGCGCGCTGGCGCTCG GCTGCGCGGCGACAACCTCGCTGCAGGATGTGCTGCGCTCCGGAGCCAGCCACGCCGGCCCGGTCAGCCAGGCGCCGCGACGCACGCGCTCCGCTGACCAGGCGCTGCCACTGTCCTCAG AGAGAGCACGCGCCGATGTGCCCACCGAGCTCGCGCATCCCTTCAGTACCTACTGGCTACCACCTAAGAAGTATA CGGACGAGAACGGCGCTTCAGTGCACTTAGTGTTTCTGCCGACGAGCTGCCCGA AGTGTCCAGATAGCTGCGTGCCCCCTTCGGTCCCAGCCCGCGGGCCCTCGCCGAAACTCTTGACACCGCCGACACCCCCGCCACCCCCGACGCCCCCGACAACTCCGACACCCCCGACGACTCCAACACCCCCGACACCCCCGGCTCCCCCGTCAACCCCGACAACCTCTGCGCCCCCGGTACCAACCGTGTTCACAACCTCGCCAACCACAAGACAAGAAGAAGACGTAACGCCCGCGCCGCCATCATCAATTTCTATACATTTCCCTCCTGCCG AAAATACACAAGAGTTGATAGCTCAATTTAAGGCTCATTTGGGACTGAACTTCGGAAACCTAGCCGGCACTCAGAAGGGATGTAGTGAGTCGTGCAGGCCACCAGATCACCCTCCGGCCGTAGCGGCGGGCGGGCCGTCCAAGCCGCCGGTGTTCGATCGCTCCATGATGTTGCAGGCCACGCTCTCTGTGCCGCGCGCCGGCTTCGCAGAGAATTATACCGTGTG GTGGGACTCTGTGACCGGCGCGTCGCGCTACGACTACCATAATGGCGATACGTCCACGTACCGCATGGTGTTACCCGACAGACGCGTGCGGATGGTGCGG GCCTCGTGGGACCGCACCGGCGAGCGTGACAAGCGCGTGTGCACGGTGATGGCGCCGCGCGACGTCAACTCCAAGAAGCGCATACTGCCTGTACTGCCTGACTTTTCGGGCTTCACGTTCGACG GTTACATCCGGGTGCCGGCGCGGATGGGCAGCGTCTCGGCGCTCGTGGAGCGCTGGCGGCACCAGGACACGATGCAGGGCTTCCGCGACGAGCGGCTCACGTACCGCCACGAGCTACTGCTGGCGCGCGCTGCCGACAACCACACGCTCACGCCGCTGCGCTACGCCGTCGCCGTCGACAGCTCGCTGCTCGGCAACAACAGCGACTACTACGTGCACCGCTTCACCACCGTGCGCACGTACAAGCCTAAAGCCGACGTGTTGCGTCTCAACATAATGGAGG TGTGCGATGTGGTCCACAAAACTGAAGACGAGGACCACGTACATCCACTGAGGCAGTTTAAGTTGTTTCACCCCGACCCCAAGCACGATGTCTTGCATCAATG GTTTAAACAGAGATACAGACGACGGTATAAGGATAATGTCGAAGAGGTGATTCGCAAAAATATATTGATGCAAACTTCCCGATTTATTTCGTCGACCAACCGGAAAGGTAATCATTACGTTCTAAAAATCAACTTCTTGGCGGACCGATTGAAGTCAGAGCGAGAGATTTTATACGGAGCGAGTGAGAATGGAACCTCATCTGGCGGCAAACAATTCCCATTCCCGTACGACGAAGAGTATCTGAGAGCAAGCAAAGGCCAATTCGTGTCGGATTTCGATTGGCGCCCGCGAGGGGCAGTCACACCCGTGCGCA ATCAAATGCTGTGCATGTCATGCTGGGCATTCGCAGTAGTGGGAGCCGTCGAAGGAGCGTTGTTCCTGAAGACCAACCACCTCGTGCCGCTCAGTGAACAGAGCCTCGTCGACTGCGGCCACCT GACCAAAGCTAATGGATGTAAACCGACCTGGCCCGTTCACGCATACAACTATATACAACAGAAGGGCCTCCCGGCACAAGACGAGTACCCACATTCATATACGGGCAAA GTGCTCCAGTGTAACGCCGACCAGGTGCCGACCGTCACTCGCATCAGCGGACACGTCAACGTCACCGGCTCAGCACGCGTCGTCGCGCTCAAG GTGGCGATCAGGAACCACGGCCCCACCGTCGTACTCGTCGACGGAACACCAGCCTCCTTCGCTTCCTACGCATCGGGTTTCTACAGCGACCCTGAGTG TCGGCGGGATAAGTCTACGCACGCCATGCTGGCGGTGGGGTGGAGGACGTTCCGCGGGCACACGTACTTCACGCTGAAGAACTCGTGGACGACGGGGTGGGGCGAGCAGGGCTACATCCACGTGCGCGCCGACACCAACACGTGCGGCGTGCTGCGCCTGCCCTCCTACCCCGTGCTGGAGCGCGAGCCCAACGTCGACTACATCCCGCACTCGGCGAGGATGGGCGCTCCCACTGCCGTCCCGCCTTGCAAGACATGCTGA